The Acanthopagrus latus isolate v.2019 chromosome 6, fAcaLat1.1, whole genome shotgun sequence genome includes a region encoding these proteins:
- the mych gene encoding myelocytomatosis oncogene homolog, whose protein sequence is MLQSFNQSQDWLYSEPLLFDDEFCQSLMKDLQSLPTPPQSPPMKPGVGGSKPLSKEDQLSYVSDILLEDHDMQLNWNCDFFHSDAAEKEGESSQPCSPLDEGGEDCLWQYLATDKSLEEKLVSTMLGSSPLLSDINTSIFEEIAGSTLDCQNLMDTQETSESTSDYGSTGGELSSSDSEEEIDVVTVVRCPSSPSPLPSLSDLSVRQQKKEEERRALQRHHFEIQLQHNYAAPCPASPPPSSSSNKRSRGGDSSSRYHHSSRSSSSSSSSSSSSRYHHHSSRNSTETEDEEERRRTHNVMERQRRNELKNCFMRLRDNVPELSHNDKASKVVILKKARDCIYGLEDEGHRLQSKRDKLRAKQEELKARLEQLRS, encoded by the exons ATGTTGCAAAGCTTCAATCAGTCGCAGGACTGGCTTTACTCTGAGCCGCTGCTTTTTGACGATGAGTTCTGTCAGAGTTTGATGAAGGACCTCCAGTCGCTACCGACGCCGCCGCAGTCCCCCCCGATGAAGCCCGGGGTGGGAGGCAGTAAGCCGCTGTCCAAGGAGGACCAGCTGAGCTACGTGTCGGACATCCTGCTGGAGGACCACGACATGCAACTCAACTGGAACTGTGACTTCTTCCACTCCGACGCTGCTGAGAAGGAGGGCGAGTCCAGCCAGCCCTGCTCCCCGCTGGACGAGGGCGGCGAGGACTGCCTGTGGCAGTACCTGGCAACGGACAAGAgcctggaggagaagctggtgTCCACCATGCTGGGCTCCAGCCCACTGCTGTCTGACATCAACACCAGCATCTTTGAGGAGATCGCCGGCTCCACGCTGGACTGCCAGAACCTGATGGACACACAGGAGACCAGCGAGTCCACATCGGACTACGGATCCACCGGTGGAGAACTTTCATCCAGTGACTCTG aggaggagatcgATGTCGTGACGGTGGTCCGCTGTCCCTCCAGCCCCTCCCCTCTGCCCTCGCTGTCCGACCTGTCTGTCCGCCAgcagaagaaggaagaggagaggcgAGCTCTTCAGCGCCACCACTTTGAGATCCAGCTGCAACACAACTACGCCGCGCCCTGCCCCGCCTCGCCGCCGCCTTCGTCTTCCTCCAACAAGCGGTCGCGAGGTGGCGACAGCTCGTCGCGCTACCACCACTCGTCCCGCAGCTCGTCTTCATCCTCGTCGTCATCGTCCTCGTCGCGGTACCATCACCACTCGTCCCGGAACTCGACGGAGacggaggatgaggaggagcggAGGCGGACGCACAACGTGATGGAGCGGCAGCGGCGCAACGAGCTGAAAAACTGCTTCATGCGCCTGCGGGACAACGTGCCCGAGCTGTCGCACAACGACAAAGCGTCCAAGGTGGTGATCCTGAAGAAGGCGCGGGACTGCATCTACGGCCTGGAGGACGAGGGTCACAGACTGCAGTCCAAGAGGGACAAACTTAGAGCGAAACAGGAAGAGCTGAAAGCCCGACTGGAGCAGCTTCGAAGCTAA